The Stenotrophomonas maltophilia sequence CTACGACTGGAATGGCATCAACCAGGCCAACGCCAATGGCAACCACCAGGCGGTGGTGCCCGATGGCAAGCTGTGCAGCGGCAACAACCCGACCTTCCGCGGCCTGGACGTGGACCGCAGTGACTGGCAGACCACGCCGATCCAGCCCGACGCGAATGGCAGGTTCACTTTCGTGTTCAAGGCCACCGCGCCGCATGCCACGCGTGACTGGCGCTTCTTCGTCACCCGCGAAGGCTGGCAACCGGGCAGCCCCTTGCGCTGGGCCGACCTGCAGGAATTCTGCACACTGGGCAATACGCCGCTGTCGGCCGATGGCACCTACAAGCTGCAGTGCACGCTGCCGCAGCGCAGCGGCCAGCACGTGATCTACAACACCTGGCAGCGCTCGGATTCGACCGAAGCGTTCTACACCTGCATGGACGTGCGCTTCCAGGGCGGTGGCACCACGCCGGCACCGCAGTGGCAGGATGCCGGCCCGGTCACCGCGCGCGGCGAGTTGCCGGTGGGAACTACACTGGCGCTGCGCGTGTTCAATGCAAACGGCAATGACGTGGAACGCGTTGAGGCCACGCTGGCCAGCGGCCAGACGGCGGCCGCGCAGTGGCCGTTGGTGCTTGCCCGCAAGGTCAATGGCAGTGCCCAGCACGCGCGCGTGGGCGTGCTCGCCAATGGCGTGATCACGCCGACCGCCTCGGCCACCGACAACCGCGTGTACCTGAAGGATGGCAACCGCTTCCAGCTCGACACGAAGGTGCCGGACCCGGGCACGCCGTCGCCGGGCGGCGATTTCGACCATGTGTACCCCGCCGGTATCGGCAGCTACGTGCCGGGCCAGACCGTGGTGAAGGGCACCGACGGCAAGCTGTACGCCTGCCGCCCGTTCCCGGAGGGTGCCTGGTGCAACGTCAATGCCGAGGCATACCGGCCGGGCGTGGGTGCCGCCTGGCGGGATGCGTGGATCGCGTACTGATCATACGGTCGAGAGGCGGTGCCACTGCATCGCCTCTCGCCTGCAGGAAGTGGGTACGACTGCGCAGAAGCAATTTCGCGGCCGCGAGTTTCGTACTGTTCCTATGGTGATCGTCAGTTCGCATGTGAAGACTCCTCCCGGCAGTTCCACCCTTCCAGAGGAGATCTCCATGCATCTGTCCCATCGGGCCGCGCTCGCGCTGTCCGCCATCGCTGGCCTGGCCCTGTCCGGCGGCGCCTTCGCCCACGGCACCATGTCCAAGCCGCTCAGCCGCGTGAAGCAGTGCTACGAGGGCAACCCGGAGAACCCGACCAACCCGGCCTGCGCTGCGGCCAAGGCCATTGGTGGCGCGCAGCCGTTCTATGACTGGAACGGCGTCAACCAGGCGGCCGCGCACGGCAACCATCAGGCCGTCGTTCCGGATAGCCAGTTGTGCAGTGGTGGCAACAGCAAGTTCCGCGGCCTCGACCTGAACCGCAGCGACTGGCCGACCTCGCCGATCCGCGCCGATGCACGCGGCCGGTACACCTTTGAATTCCTTGCACCGGCACCGCACGCCACCCGCGAGTGGAAGTTCTACGTCACCCGTGACGGCTGGAAGGCCAGCGACGGTCTGCGCTGGTCGGACCTGGAAGCGTTCTGCACGCTGGGCAACGTGCCGCTGTCCGAGGGCGGTGTCTACAAGCTGGACTGCCCGCTGCCCAAGCGCAGCGGCCAGCACATCATCTACAACACCTGGCAGCGCTCGGATTCGGGTGAAGCCTTCTACACCTGTGTGGATGTGCGCTTCGAAGACGGTGATGGCGTCACCCCGCCGCCGCAATGGCAGGATGCCGGCCCGGTCACCGCGCGCGGTGCATTGGAAGCAGGCACCACGGTGACCCTGCGCGTGTTCAACGCCAACGGCAACGATCTGGAACGTCCGGAAATCACCCTGGCCGCCGGCCAGACCGCTGCAGACCAGTGGCCGCTGGCGCTGGCGCGCAAGGTCAACGGCAGCGCCCAGCACGCCCGGGTGGGTGTAATGAGGAACGGCGTCATCACGCCGGTGGCGTCGGCGACCGGGAACCGTGTCTATCTCAAGCCGGGCAACCGCTTCGAACTGGAAACCCGGATTCCGGGGCCGGGCCCGATCGATCCGCCGGGCGGCGACTACGATTTCGTGTACCCGGCCGGTATCGGCAGCTACAAGCCTGGCGAGACCGTGGTGAAGGGCACCGATGGCACGCTGTACGCCTGCCGCCCGTTCCCGGAAGGCGCCTGGTGCAACATCAATGCCGATGCCTACCGCCCGGGCACCGGGTTCGCCTGGCGGGATGCCTGGATCGCGTACTGAGGCAGGCACCGGGGGCGGCATGACGCCGCCTCCGGTGGGTATTTCCAGGCGTCGTGGGGTTGCCGGCCAGCGGCCGGCACCAGCCGGACCTATTTGCTGCTGACGTACTTCTCGCGGCGGATCTGCGGGTTGCCCAGGCCAGCCGCCTTGAGCAGCTCGGCGCAGGCATCGACCATGTCCGGGTTGCCGCACAGGTAAGCGATGTCGGTGGCCGGGTCCGGCGAGAAACCAGCCAGGGCCTGCTGCACGTAGCCGTGCTGCACGTCCGGGTGCGGATCGGCCGGCAGTTCGCGCGACAGGCACGGCACATAACGGAAGTTCGGATGTTTTTCGGCGAAGCTGTAGAAATCTTCGCTGTACAGCAGCTCACCCGGGCTGCGCGCGCCCTGCAGCAGCACGATCTGCACACCGCGCTCGGCCATGGCCTTTTCCAGCAGCGGCAGCATCGAGCGGTACGGGGTAACGCCGGTACCAGTGGCGATCAGCAGGTAACGGGCGTTGTGATCACCGGGATTCAGGCAGAACCGGCCATAGGGGCCGGACGCACTGATCTGGCCGCCCTGCTCCAGCGCCTCGAACAGCGCCGTGGCGGCGCCGCCGGGCACGAAACTGACCGCGATATCCACTGCCTCGCCCGGGCCCAGCGCGTGGTCGTGGATGGTCGCCAGCGAGTAGCTGCGCTTGGTTTCGGTGCCGTCGGCGTAGCTGAAATGGACCTGGATGAACTGGCCGGGCTGGAAATCCAGCGGCTGTCCATCGTCACGCACGAACTGGTAGTGGCCGACGGTCGGGGCCAGCATGCGGCAGCCGACCAGCTTGAGGGGGAATTGAACAGGCACGACTTTTCGGGACAGTGTGTAGCCGGGGCAAGCCCTCGGGGTCTTCTATAATAGCCCCTCCCCGCCCCCTCTCCAGCGCCAGCCCATGGGCGCGAAGGCTTCGAGCTTGGCATCCCAGAACGATACGGCGCCCGCCCTGCGCGTGCGCGACCTGCGCAAGACCTACGACAACGGCACCCAGGCCCTGAAGGGGGTTTCCCTGGAAGTGGCCCCGGGCGACTTCTTCGCCCTGCTCGGCCCCAACGGTGCCGGCAAGTCGACCCTGATCGGCATCATCAGCTCCCTGGTCAACCTCAGCGAGGGCCAGGTGGAAGTGTTCGGCAGCGACCTGGTGCGCAACCGCAGCGCCACCATGCGCCTGATCGGCCTGGTGCCGCAGGAAATCAACTTCAACCTGTTCGAGAAACCTTTCGACATCCTGGTGAACTACGCCGGTTTCTACGGCGTGCCGCGCGAGGAAGCCGAAAAGCGTGCCGAAGAGGAACTGAAGCGTGCGCATCTGTGGGAAAAGGCGCAGGTGATGAGTCGCACCCTGTCCGGCGGCATGAAGCGTCGGCTGATGATCGCGCGCGCGATGATGACCCGCCCGCGCCTGCTGATCCTGGACGAGCCGACTGCCGGCGTGGACATCGAGATCCGCCGCGACATGTGGCGCGTGCTGAAGGAGATCAATGCCGCCGGCACCACGATCATCCTCACCACGCACTACCTGGAAGAGGCCGAGTACCTGTGCCGCCACCTGGCAATCATCAACCACGGCCAGATCGTCGAGCAGGGCCCGATGCGCGCCCTGCTGGCCAAGCTGGACGTGGAAGGCTTCCTGCTGGACATCGATGGCGAACTGCCGGCGCAGCTGCCGGTGATCGAAGGCGCGACGTTGACCGCCCCCGATCCGCACACGCTGGACATCGACATGCCGCGCGCGATGGACCTCAACCGCGTGTTCGCCACGCTGAACGAGGCTGGCATCCGCGTGCGTTCGATGCGTACCAAGAGCAACCGCCTGGAGGAGCTGTTCGTGCGCCTCACCGGCAACCTGGAGACTTCCGCATGAGCACCACCGAGCTGACCGACGGCCAGCGCAACCGCGTCGCGCTGATGACCATCGTGCGCCGCGAAGTCGCCCGCATCATGCGCATCTGGGGCCAGACCCTGGTGCCGCCGGCGATCACCATGACCCTGTACTTCCTGATCTTCGGCAACCTGATCGGGTCGCGCGTGGGTGACATGGGCGGCTACAGCTACATGCAGTTCATCGTGCCGGGCCTGGTGATGATGAGCGTGATCCAGAACAGCTACGGCAACATCAGCTCCTCGTTCTTCGGCGCCAAGTTCGGCCGCCACGTGGAAGAACTGCTGGTCAGCCCGATGCCGAACTGGGTGATCCTGTGGGGCTACGTGGCCGGTGCTGTGCTGCGCGGCCTGATGGTGGGCGTGATCGTGCTCATCATCGCGATGTTCTTCACCCCGGTGCGCATTCCGCACCCCATCGTGATGCTGACCACGGTGATCCTGGGCGCGACGATCTTCTCGCTGGCCGGCTTCATCAACGCGGTGTACGCCAAGAAGTTCGACGACGTGGCGATCGTGCCGACCTTCATCCTGACCCCGCTGACCTACCTGGGTGGCGTGTTCTATTCGGTGAAGCTGCTGCCGACCTGGGCCGAGGCGGCCACGCACGCCAACCCGATCTTCTACATGGTCAACGCGTTCCGCTATGGCCTGCTGGGCAGCAGCGACGTACCGCTGCCGGTGGCATACGGCCTGATGATCGGCTTCGTGGTGGTGCTGACGGCGCTGGCGCTGTGGCTGCTGCGCCGTGGCGTGGGCATGCGCAGCTGAGTTCTGCGTGCAGGGCCTGCGGCCCTGCACCCGCCGAATCAACGTCAACGTCAACTTCAACGGCAAAAGCTGACTATCCGGGGGATGGCGGGGTGGGTCCGGTTGCGGGGGACGCCGTGAATCCGTCCATGGAGGCTCGGTCGCCGCATCCATGCGGCTCACGCCCCCGCAACCGGACCCACCCCGCCTTCGACAGATTGCCGCTGCTGTTGGTGGGTGTCGACCTTGGTCGACACTGTAGATCCACGCCATGCGTGGATGGAGCGTTCACGGTAAGGTCGATGCTCCGCTCTTCTCGTTCGGGATTGCGGCTAGGCTGTGGCGATGAACATCACTTCCATTCCGCTGGACAAGGCCGTGTCGGACGGCCCCATCGATGCCTTCAGCCATGCGTTGCTGGGCGATTCGCCCACGTTGGAGGAGGTGCTGGAATACCTGGCCTCACAGCACGCGGCTGATCCTCGGTATCGCTATCTATGCACGCTCGATGACGCCGGCCAGTGCCGCTACACCAGCATGCACGCGTCAGACGACGCACGCATCGCGCTGTACGAGGACGAGGACCCGACAACCCCCGAAGATGCGTTGGCGGCACGCGGGCGGTTGCTGGCGCATGTCGTCGCGCAGCTCGAGCATTCCTCTCATCGACTGGAATGGAGCGCGCTGGCGGGCACGCTGATGTGCAATGACGCAGACATCGAGGCACTGGTCGCGGCCAATGCCACACCGGGCCACATCGTCGACGATGTGGTCTGCGTGCAGCAGGTGCCCGTGGACCGCGATGACCTGCTGATCGCCGCCCTGCCCAACGGTTACTTCAGCGCGGACTGGGACCCCTTCCAGAATCACGCCCTGATCCGGCACCTGCAGGAGCGATACGACTACCGTCTGTTCGGGCTTGGCGCGTCGTGGCTGGGCTTCCAGCGCGACAGCGCGCCGTTGCCTGCAGAAGCGAGTGCTCTGGTCGCGGATCTGCAGCACACCTATGCCGCAGGAACGGATGACACCTGGTCACAACTGGCTGCAACCCTGGCCACCCGCACCACACTGCTGTTGGGCTACACCGAAGACTTCAGCGAACAACTGCCCTGAGCACCGCTCTACACGAGCGGGCGCAGCGAGCGACCCGCTTCCGCTCTTGATCTGCTTTCCGTGGTGGCCGCGCCCGGAACATGTCCGTGGCCGGGCGGGTAGGTTGCGCAGGGGCGTGAGCCGCATGGGCCCGAGGCATGCCTCGGGCGGGTTGGGCAGGACGCCCAACCCCGGTCTTGCCGTGTGCGCAGGAAAGCGCACGCGAGCAAGCGGCGACCGAGCTTACAGGGACGTACTTGCAGCGTCCCCTGCGCGGCCTACCCGCCCGGCCTACCCCAATGAACAGTGCTTTCCGCGAACCACCACGAGGTGCTCCGCCGTTGGCCGCAATCTCCGGCACAATCGCAGTTCTGATTCCCCCAGAACACGGTGAACCTGCAATGCGCATCCTGATCCTCGGCGCCGGCGGTACCGGCGGTTACTTCGGTGGTCGCCTGGCCCAGGCCGGCGTGGACGTGACCTTCCTCGTGCGCCCCGCCCGCGCAGCGCAGCTGGATCGCGATGGCCTGGTCATCCGCAGCCCCATCGGCGATGCCCGCTTCCCGGTGCAGCACGTCACCGCCGACGCGCTGCCAGCCCTCGCCGCGCAGAAGCCGTTCGATCTGGTCATTCTCAGCTGCAAGGCCTATGACCTGGACAGTTCGATCGATGCCATCGCGCCGGCAGTCGGTGTGAACACCACCGTGCTGCCAATCCTCAACGGCCTGCACCACTACAACGCACTGGACCTGCGCTTCGGCCGCGAGGCGGTGCTGGGTGGCCTGTGCTTCATCAGCGCCACCAAGGCCACTGACGGCGCCGTGCTGCATCTGGGCAAGCCAGCCAAGCTCACCTTCGGCGAGCGCGATGGCGGCGCGATCTCCGCGCGCGTCCGTGCCTTCGCCGCCGCCTGCGCACAGGCCAGTCTTGATCACCTGGCCAGCGAACGCATCGGCCAGGAACAGTGGGTCAAGTACACCTTCCTGACCGCGCTGGCCGCTGCCACCTGCCTGCTGCGCGCCGACATCGGCACCATCGTCGCTACCCGCGATGGCGAGGCGATCGTGCGTGGCCTGTACGACGAGTGCCTGGCCGTGGCCGAGGCCGCCGGTGAGCCGATTCCCGAAGCCGCACAGGACACCGCGCGCGGCACCCTGACCCAGTCCGGCTCTGCGTTGAAGGCCTCGATGCTGCGCGACCTGGAATCAGGCCAGCAGGTCGAAGCCGAGCAGATCGTCGGCGACATGCTGGCGCGTGCCCGCAAGGCCGATCAGGAAGCCCTGCTGCTGCAGGTCGCCTATAGCAGCCTGCAGGCCTACCAGGCACTGCGCAGCGCGTGAGCTTCGCGTTGCAGGCCAACGCACTGCCGGCGCGGGTGCTGATCCTCGGCCTGGGCTGGAGTGGGTGCGTGCTGGCTACGCAGCTGCAGGCGCGCGGCGTGCAGGTTGCGGGGACGGTGCGTGATCCGGCAGCGGCGCCCAACGATGGCCTGCATCGACACCGGCTGCATGCCGACGCCTCGCCTTCGCCGTCCCTGCTCGAGGAAATCGCGCAGGCCAACGCCGTGTTGTGCAGCGTGCCGCCAGATGCCAGGGGTGACCCGGCACTGCGCCTGCTGTTGCCCGCGCTGCGGGCCAGCCCGGCATTGCGCTGGGTCGGCTATCTGTCGTCGACCTCGGTGTATGCCGACCGCGCCGGCGGTTGGATCGACGAGCGCAGCGCGGCCGATGCCACTGAAGCGGCCGGCGTGCAGCGCTTGCTCGCGGAAGCACAATGGCGCGCACTGGCCGGACAACACGGCATCGCCTCGGCGGTGTTCCGCCTGCCCGGCCTGTACGGGCCGGGCCGCAATGCGCTGATGCAGTTGGCACAGGGGCGTGCACGCCACGTGGTGCGGCCCGGGCTGGTGTTCAACCGCCTGCATGTGCAGGACCTGGCGGCGGTCATCATCGCCGCGATGCAGCGCCCCACCGCACAAGGGTTGTACCTGCCCAGTGACGACGAGCCGGCGCCACCGCAGGACGTACTGGCCTTCGCCGCGCAGCTGGGTGGGTTCGCGCTGCCGCCTGCCGTGGCCTGGGATGATCCGGCGCTGAGCCCGACGCTGCGGCGCTTCTACGAGAGCAACAAGCGCATCGACAGTCGTGGCACGCGTGAAGCATTGGGATGGGAACCACGGTTTCCGAGTTACCGTGAAGGCCTGCGCGACCTGATCGGGTAGTGCCGGCCGCTGGCCGGCAATCAATCGTGTTGCCGGCCAGCGGCCGGCACTACCCGATCAACCGGCGTCAGGCAGGCGGAAGAACGCGCGCGTGGCAGCAGTGGCATTGGCCGCGGTCACCGCAACGTCCTCGCCACGGTCACGTGCCAGCTCTTCCACGATGTGCGAGAGGAACATCGGTTCATTGCGGCGATCCTTCGGCATCGGCTTCAGCGTGCGCGGCAGCAGGTACGGCGCGTCGGTCTCGATCATCAGGCGGTTGGCCGGGATGTTCTTCACCAGTTCGCGCAGGTGCGCGCCGCGGCGCTCGTCACACAGCCAGCCAGTGATGCCGATGTACCAGTCCTGGTCGAGGTAATCGAACAGCTCATCGCGTTCGCCGGTGAAGCAATGCACCACCGCCGGGCCGATGCGGCCTTCGAAGTTCTTCATCTGTGCCATGAAATCGGCATGCGCGTCGCGCTGGTGCAGGAACAGGGGCTTGCCCTTGTCCGCGGCCAGCTGCAGCTGTCGCTCGAACGCACGGTGCTGGGCCGGGCGCGGCGAGAAATCACGGAAGTAGTCCAGCCCACACTCCCCCACCGCCACCACTTGCGGTTGGGCATGCAGCGCGCGCATCTCCGCATCGCATTCCTCGGTGTATTCCACCGCGTGGTGCGGGTGCACGCCGGCGGTGGCGTACAGGAAGCCGGGGTGCTGCTGCGCCAGCCGCACGGCCAGCGGCGAGTGCTCGCGGCTGGCACCGGTGATGACCATCTGCACCACGCCGGCCTGGCGCGCACGGTCCAGCACGGCGTCACGGTCGCGGTCGAAGGAATCGTGGGTCAGGTTGGCGCCGATATCGATCAGGTGCATGGTCATCGCGGGGAAAAAGTGCCCGCGCATTGTACCTGCGCCCGCCGCGGCCCCTTATCCTTTGCACATGAACGCCCCGCTCTTCCCGATTTCCCCGCTGCTGCCGCAGATCCAGCAGCACCTGGCCATGCAGCCACGGCTGGTGCTGGAAGCCCCGCCCGGCGCCGGCAAGACCACCCAGGTGCCGCTGGCGCTGCTCGATGCACCGTGGCTGCAAGGCCGGAAGATCATCCTGCTGGAGCCGCGCCGGGTGGCCGCACGCAGCGCCGCGCTGTTCATGGCGCGGCAGCTGGGCGAGGATGTGGGCGGCACCATCGGCTACCGCATCCGTTTCGAGAACAAAGTCTCGGCGCGCACGCGCATTGAAGTCGTCACCGAAGGCATCCTGACCCGCATGCTGCAGGACGACCCGATGCTGGAAGAAGTCGGTGCGATCCTGTTCGACGAATTCCACGAGCGCCATCTCAGCGGCGACCTCGGCCTGGCGCTGGCGCTGGACGTGCAGGCGCAGCTGCGCGACGACCTGCGCCTGGTGGTGATGTCGGCCACGCTGGACGGCGAGCGCCTGGCACGCTTCCTTGATGCGCCGCGGCTGAGCAGCGAGGGCCGCAGCTACCCGGTGACGGTCAGCCATTTCCCGGCGCGCCGCGATGAGGCGCTGGAACTGCAGGTGCGCCGCGCGGTGCAACAGGCCCTGGCCGAACATCCCGGCGACCTGCTGGTGTTCCTGCCCGGCCAGCGTGAGATCGCGCGGGTGCAGGCCGGCCTGCAGGAATCCCTGGACAGCGGCGTGGAGGTGCTGGCGCTGCACGGCGAGCTGCCGGTGGAACAGCAGGCACGCGTGCTGCAGGCCGCCGGCGATGGCCGCCGCCGCGTGGTGCTGGCCACCAATGTGGCCGAGTCGTCGGTGACGCTACCCGGCGTGCGCGTGGTGATCGACAGCGGCCAGGCACGCGAGCCGCGCTACGACCCCAACAGCGGTTTCACCCGGCTGGACGTGGTGGCCATCGCCCAGGCGTCGGCCGATCAGCGCGCCGGTCGTGCCGGTCGCGTGGCCGAAGGCGTGGCCTGGCGGCTGTGGCCGCAGTCGCAGCGGCTGGAGCCGCAGCGCCGCGCCGAGATCGACCAGGTGGAACTGGCCGGACTGGCGCTGGAGCTGGCGGCCTGGGGCAGCAGCGATCTGCGCTTCCTCGATCCGCCACCGGCCGGCCCGATGGGCGCCGCGCGCGAACTGCTGCAGCGGTTGGGCGCGTTGTCCAGCCGTGGTGCGATCACCGCACTCGGCCGCCGCGTACTGGCGCTGGGCACGCATCCACGGATGGCGGCGATGCTGCTGGCAGCACCCGATGCCCGCGCGCAGGCGCTGGCCGCCGATCTGGCCGCCCTGCTGGAAGCCCGCGACCCGTTGCGCCAGGGCGGTGACGCGCTGGCGGCCCGCTGGCGCGCACTGGCCGCGTTCCGCAACGGCCGCGCGCCGGGCGACGCCAATCGCAGCGGGCTGGCCGCCATCGATGCCGCCGCCAAACAATGGCGACGTCGCCTGCGCTGCGATACCGTGCCACCGGCCAGCATCGAGGCGCACGAGCTGGGTGACCTGCTCGCACATGCCTTCCCCGACCGGATCGGTGTCCAGCATCCCGGCGATCCACTGCGCTACCTGCTGGCCAATGGTCGCAGCGCGCGCCTGCACGAACTGAGCGACCTGCGTGGCGAACCGTGGCTGGTGGCCAGCGAGCTTCGCTTTGAGGCACGCGATGCGCTGCTGCTGCGTGCCGCACCGGTGGATGAAGGCCAACTGCGCAAGGCGTGGCCGGAGCGCTTCGTCACTGAAGACGTGGTGCGCTGGGACAGCGAGCGCCGCGCCCTGGTGGCACTGCGCGAGACCCGTTTCGACCGCATCGTGCTGGACAGCCGCTCGGCCGGCCGGGTCGATCCGCAGCACGCCGCGCAGGCCCTGACCGACGCGGTCGCCGAGCTCGGCCTGCAGGCCTTGCCGTGGACCGAAGGCCTGCGCCAGTGGCAGGCACGGGTGGAATCGCTCCGGCGCTGGATGCCGGAGCTGGACCTGCCCGACTGCAGCGACGACGCCCTGCTGGCCAACCGCGCGCAGTGGCTGCAGCCTGCGTTCGCCGGTAAGACGCGACTGGATGCGCTGGATGAATCCAGCTTCGGCGAAGCGTTGAAGTCACCCCTGGAGTGGTCTCAACGGCAGCTGGTCGAACGCAACGCGCCGACCCGCATCACCGTGCCGTCCGGGCTGGAGCGGCCGATCAGCTATGCGCTGGACGGCGAGAGCGGCGATCCGCTGCCACCGGTGCTGGCGGTGAAGCTGCAGGAACTGTTCGGCCTGGCGGATACGCCGCGCATCGCCGATGGCCGCGTGCCGCTGACCCTGCACCTGCTCTCCCCCGGCGGCCGCCCGCTGCAGGTCACCCAGGACCTGCGCAACTTCTGGGAAAACACCTACGCCGAGGTGAAAAAGGAGATGAAGGGCCGCTACCCGCGCCATCCATGGCCGGATGATCCGTGGACGGCCACGGCCACCCACCGGGCCAAGCCGCGCGGAACCTGATTGGCGGGGTCGGATCCCTTTGCAACGCAAAGGGCTCTGACCCCACCCTGCCTGATCCTGAATGGCTGCGGTAAAGTCACGCCACGTGCGGCCTCGACTGACATACCGTTTACGGGCAACACGCGACACTGGACTTCGACCCGAGGCAAAGGACCCCCGCATGAGCAAGCTGACCGTAATCACCGACCGCGCTCTGGAGCGCGCCCTGGAGCTGGCCCACACCGCCGGCGATGGCCTGAAGAGCGCCGGTGGCAGCCTGCGCAATGCGGACTGGATCAAGACCGGCGCCGCCATCGGCGCAGTGAAGACCGGCGGCAAGGCCGCGACCAAGTTCGTGCGCCGCAATCCGGCAGTGGCCGTGGCCGCCGCTGCGGTCGGTGTAGGCCTGCTCGGCTATGCGCTGTACCGCAAGCAGCAGAAGAAGAAGGCCGCCAATGGCCACGTGGTGAATGGGCAGGCGCAGCGTATCAACGCACGTGACCGCCGCAACGACACCGTGGTGGACGAGCACAGCGATATCGGCAGCGACGCGTGAATCAGCTGGGGTCGGAGCCCTTCCGCAGGAAGGGCTCCGACCTCAAAGCACCGCACGAGGGCCGGACGCCGCAAGGCCTCCGGCCCTTTCTGTTTCAGCCAATCTGCCGCCACTGCCCCGGCTGCAGGTCGTCCAGCCGGTAAGGCCCCATCGACACGCGGACCAGCCGCAGCGTCGACAGGTTCACGGCCGCGGTCATCCGCCGCACCTGGCGGTTGCGGCCCTCGCGGATCGTGATCGCCAGCCAGCTGTCAGGCACGGTCTTGCGGAAACGCACCGGCGGATCGCGCGTCCACAGCGACGGCGCCGGATCGAGGCGTTCGATCTTCGCCGGCAGGGTCGGCCCGTCGTTGAGCACCACGCCGTCGCGCAGCTGTTGCAGCTGCTCGTCGCTGGGCGTGCCTTCCACCTGCACCCAGTAGGTCTTGTCGGCCTTGTGCTTCGGGTCGGTCAGCTTGTGCGCCAGCGTGCCGTTGTCGGTCAGCAGCAGCAGCCCCTCGCTGTCATGGTCCAGCCGGCCGGCTGCATACACGCGCGGCGGCAGGCCGAACCCGGCCAGGGTCGGCCGCGGCGGCACGCTGCGGTCGGTGAACTGGCAGAGCACGTTGAAGGGCTTGTTGAAGGCGATCAGCATTGCGGGCACGGCAGGCGGCGGGTAGGGCATTGTCCCATTCCCGCGTTGCCGCCGCGATCATCGGCTACTCAGCCGAAGACCTTCCTTTCCATCAACAGCGCAACGAGCACCAGCACGACGCCGCACGTGGCGGCCGCGTTGGCACGGTACCGCAGCCGCGTTGCCGGTGGGCAGGCCCTGCGCGCACGTTCGTCCCACAGGCCACCAACGAGCAGCGCCGCAAATCCTGCCGCCGCCACGAGGTCATGCACGTGACCCGCATGGAGCACGAAGTCGTACAACCGCGGCAGCGCCATCAATGCGAAGGCGAAGTACAGCACTTTCTTCAACAGCACACTCCATTGACGGCAGCGCCGGGCATTGCCCGGCGGCTACCCATTCCGTCCAACACCGCGGGCGCAGCCCTGCACCCCACCTTACGGCTTGATGAAGCGCAGGGTCATGCGGTCGCTTTCGCCGATCGCCTGGTACTTCGCATCGTCGGCCTTGTCGTGCTGGTTGGTCGGCGGCAGCGTCCACACACCGTTCGGGTGGTCCTTGGTGTCGCGCGGGTTGGCGTTGACCTCGCTGCGCGCGTCCAGCTTGAAGCCGGCGGCCTCGGCCATCGCGATCACCTGCTGCTGGCCGACATAGCCGGTGTCATCGTCGTCGGCCACATCGGCCTTGGCGCGGTGCTCGACCACGCCCAGCACGCCGCCCGGCTTGAGCACGTTGAAGAAGCCCTGGAACATGCCCTGCGCCTGACCGGCCTTGCGCCAGTTGTGCACGTTGCGGAAGGTCAGCACCACATCGGCTGAACCGGCCGGGCCGAACACCGGCTTGGCCGGATCGTAGGCGACCACGGCGGTCTTGCCGAACTGTGCCGGCGCACCGGCGTACTTCTTTTCCAGGCTGTCGCGGCTACGCTGCTGGTAGTCACGGCCGCGGCCTTCGGGCACGGCCATCGGATCGACCACGGCGGCGACGTAGCGACCCTTGTCATGCAGCAGCGGCGCCAGGATCTCCGAGTACCAGCCGTTGCCGGGGGTGATCTCGATGACGGTCTTTTCCGGTGCCACCTTGAAGAACGACAGCGTCTGCGCCGG is a genomic window containing:
- a CDS encoding lytic polysaccharide monooxygenase, encoding MSFRSTPLLLATTFAAAGLSLAGTAAAHGTMTTPVSRVYACFQGNPENPTNPACAAAKAIGGSQAFYDWNGINQANANGNHQAVVPDGKLCSGNNPTFRGLDVDRSDWQTTPIQPDANGRFTFVFKATAPHATRDWRFFVTREGWQPGSPLRWADLQEFCTLGNTPLSADGTYKLQCTLPQRSGQHVIYNTWQRSDSTEAFYTCMDVRFQGGGTTPAPQWQDAGPVTARGELPVGTTLALRVFNANGNDVERVEATLASGQTAAAQWPLVLARKVNGSAQHARVGVLANGVITPTASATDNRVYLKDGNRFQLDTKVPDPGTPSPGGDFDHVYPAGIGSYVPGQTVVKGTDGKLYACRPFPEGAWCNVNAEAYRPGVGAAWRDAWIAY
- a CDS encoding lytic polysaccharide monooxygenase, yielding MHLSHRAALALSAIAGLALSGGAFAHGTMSKPLSRVKQCYEGNPENPTNPACAAAKAIGGAQPFYDWNGVNQAAAHGNHQAVVPDSQLCSGGNSKFRGLDLNRSDWPTSPIRADARGRYTFEFLAPAPHATREWKFYVTRDGWKASDGLRWSDLEAFCTLGNVPLSEGGVYKLDCPLPKRSGQHIIYNTWQRSDSGEAFYTCVDVRFEDGDGVTPPPQWQDAGPVTARGALEAGTTVTLRVFNANGNDLERPEITLAAGQTAADQWPLALARKVNGSAQHARVGVMRNGVITPVASATGNRVYLKPGNRFELETRIPGPGPIDPPGGDYDFVYPAGIGSYKPGETVVKGTDGTLYACRPFPEGAWCNINADAYRPGTGFAWRDAWIAY
- a CDS encoding ferredoxin--NADP reductase, producing the protein MPVQFPLKLVGCRMLAPTVGHYQFVRDDGQPLDFQPGQFIQVHFSYADGTETKRSYSLATIHDHALGPGEAVDIAVSFVPGGAATALFEALEQGGQISASGPYGRFCLNPGDHNARYLLIATGTGVTPYRSMLPLLEKAMAERGVQIVLLQGARSPGELLYSEDFYSFAEKHPNFRYVPCLSRELPADPHPDVQHGYVQQALAGFSPDPATDIAYLCGNPDMVDACAELLKAAGLGNPQIRREKYVSSK
- a CDS encoding ABC transporter ATP-binding protein, with the protein product MGAKASSLASQNDTAPALRVRDLRKTYDNGTQALKGVSLEVAPGDFFALLGPNGAGKSTLIGIISSLVNLSEGQVEVFGSDLVRNRSATMRLIGLVPQEINFNLFEKPFDILVNYAGFYGVPREEAEKRAEEELKRAHLWEKAQVMSRTLSGGMKRRLMIARAMMTRPRLLILDEPTAGVDIEIRRDMWRVLKEINAAGTTIILTTHYLEEAEYLCRHLAIINHGQIVEQGPMRALLAKLDVEGFLLDIDGELPAQLPVIEGATLTAPDPHTLDIDMPRAMDLNRVFATLNEAGIRVRSMRTKSNRLEELFVRLTGNLETSA
- a CDS encoding ABC transporter permease; this encodes MSTTELTDGQRNRVALMTIVRREVARIMRIWGQTLVPPAITMTLYFLIFGNLIGSRVGDMGGYSYMQFIVPGLVMMSVIQNSYGNISSSFFGAKFGRHVEELLVSPMPNWVILWGYVAGAVLRGLMVGVIVLIIAMFFTPVRIPHPIVMLTTVILGATIFSLAGFINAVYAKKFDDVAIVPTFILTPLTYLGGVFYSVKLLPTWAEAATHANPIFYMVNAFRYGLLGSSDVPLPVAYGLMIGFVVVLTALALWLLRRGVGMRS